Proteins co-encoded in one Luteolibacter sp. Y139 genomic window:
- a CDS encoding efflux RND transporter permease subunit: MRRSFTDIFIKHPVLAIVVNLVIVLVGWRAIGSLPVQQFPKLESSSVLITTLYYGASAETVRGFLTTPIERVASQIGGVDHVESSSRAGVSTVTVHLKLNHNTTAALAEISARLQQVRAELPPDAEPPMVEIQRADRPYATFYLSFTSNKRSVSAVTDWLSRSLQPQFATLPGIQRVTIEGGRQIAMRIWIDPDRLAALNLTPGDVHSALRRNNYLAAVGRTKGNLVEVNLLANTDLRSTDDFEKLIVVERDGAIVRLTDVAKVELGSEEPDLIAKHSEKEGVYLGIWPLVGSNEIDVAKALEEEMNVIRPTLPEDIEMNLAYDGTMFMREALKEISKTLGETILIVGLAVFVFMGSIRTALVPLIAMPISLIGTAAIMLACGFSLNLLTILAVVLSVGLVVDDAIVVVENIERHVREGKSRIQAALLGARELKGPIIAMTITLATVYAPIGFQGGLTGSLFLEFAITLAAAVIVSGFVALTLSPVMSSRFIHKTGQEGFLTRLVNRAFDRVKAAYSVALDGALSIRWVILGLAVVIMLAAWPFYKMSESELAPVEDQSHISLFLDTSPDSTIEAANRDSQELVKKITAFPETRFMWSLTAGWGGFGGMAMKPWDERDRTSEEIYGQVFGAVSQVPGLRVFPRLDPSLPTPGQYDVEMVLQTDGPVQELLPVAQQIIGAGFQSGKFLYVDTDLKIDRPEAKVMIDRERLADLGLDLAGVGQELGTLLGGAYVNRFNYFDRSYKVIPQLGDSDRAAVGPLLDLKIKTPDGGLVPVSTFTSVEATTSPRTLNRFQQRNAVKIFGGVKPGITKEAGLSVLEGAARKAIAPGVTLDYGGESRQIRKEGSALVVTLGFAVVLIYLVLAAQFHSFRDPLIILLGSVPLAISGALAFTFMGFTTINIYSQVGLITLVGLIAKNGILIVEFANELQAKGLEKVAALKEAAQTRLRPVLMTTAATVFGHAPLIFVTGAGAESRNSIGIVLVTGMIVGTLFTLFVVPAFYSIIAGKHQAHEEIDEEEVSGELAPSAG, from the coding sequence ATGCGTCGCTCCTTCACCGATATTTTCATCAAACACCCGGTGCTCGCCATCGTGGTCAACCTCGTGATCGTTCTCGTGGGTTGGCGTGCGATCGGCTCGCTGCCGGTGCAGCAGTTCCCGAAGCTGGAAAGCTCGTCGGTGCTCATCACCACGCTTTACTACGGGGCGAGTGCCGAGACGGTCCGCGGCTTCCTGACGACGCCGATCGAGCGTGTCGCGTCGCAGATCGGCGGTGTCGATCATGTGGAGTCCAGCAGTCGTGCCGGCGTCAGCACGGTGACCGTGCATCTCAAGCTGAACCACAACACCACCGCGGCGCTGGCCGAGATCAGCGCCCGGCTCCAGCAGGTCCGTGCGGAGCTGCCGCCGGATGCGGAGCCGCCGATGGTGGAGATCCAGCGCGCGGACCGGCCCTACGCGACCTTTTATCTGAGCTTCACGTCCAATAAGCGGAGTGTCTCAGCGGTGACCGACTGGTTGTCGCGCTCGCTTCAGCCGCAGTTTGCGACGCTGCCGGGGATCCAGCGGGTGACGATCGAAGGTGGACGGCAAATCGCGATGCGGATCTGGATCGATCCCGACCGTTTGGCCGCGCTGAATCTGACGCCGGGCGATGTTCACTCCGCGCTGCGGCGGAACAACTATTTGGCTGCGGTGGGACGGACCAAGGGCAACCTCGTGGAGGTCAACCTGCTCGCGAATACGGACCTGCGGTCCACGGATGATTTCGAGAAGCTGATCGTGGTCGAGCGCGACGGCGCGATCGTTCGCCTGACGGATGTCGCGAAGGTGGAGCTCGGTTCGGAAGAGCCCGACCTGATCGCGAAGCACAGTGAAAAGGAGGGTGTGTATCTGGGGATTTGGCCATTGGTGGGATCGAACGAGATCGATGTCGCCAAAGCGCTTGAAGAGGAAATGAACGTTATCCGTCCGACGCTGCCGGAGGACATCGAAATGAACCTCGCCTATGACGGGACGATGTTCATGCGCGAGGCGCTGAAGGAGATCAGCAAGACGCTGGGCGAGACGATCCTGATCGTGGGTCTCGCGGTGTTCGTTTTCATGGGTTCTATCCGCACCGCGCTGGTGCCCTTGATTGCCATGCCGATTTCATTGATCGGCACGGCGGCGATCATGCTGGCCTGTGGTTTCAGCCTGAACCTGCTGACCATTCTCGCGGTGGTGCTTTCCGTCGGTCTGGTGGTGGACGACGCGATTGTGGTGGTGGAAAACATCGAGCGCCACGTGCGGGAAGGGAAATCGCGCATTCAGGCAGCCTTACTGGGAGCGCGGGAGCTCAAGGGGCCGATCATCGCGATGACGATCACGCTGGCGACGGTCTATGCTCCCATCGGTTTCCAGGGCGGGCTTACCGGGTCGCTGTTCCTTGAATTTGCCATCACGCTGGCGGCGGCGGTGATCGTTTCGGGTTTCGTGGCGCTGACGCTTTCGCCGGTGATGAGCTCGCGCTTCATTCACAAGACGGGGCAGGAAGGATTCCTCACGCGTCTGGTCAATCGTGCCTTCGATCGCGTGAAGGCGGCCTACTCGGTGGCGCTGGATGGCGCTTTGAGCATTCGCTGGGTGATCCTTGGCCTGGCTGTCGTCATCATGCTTGCGGCGTGGCCGTTCTACAAGATGTCGGAGAGCGAATTGGCTCCGGTGGAAGACCAGAGCCACATCAGCCTTTTCCTGGACACGTCGCCGGACTCGACCATCGAGGCTGCGAATCGTGATTCGCAGGAGCTTGTGAAGAAGATCACCGCGTTCCCGGAGACCCGCTTCATGTGGTCGCTCACGGCGGGTTGGGGTGGATTTGGCGGGATGGCGATGAAGCCGTGGGACGAGCGTGACCGGACTTCGGAAGAAATCTACGGGCAGGTCTTTGGTGCGGTTTCGCAGGTGCCTGGATTGCGGGTGTTCCCGCGTTTGGATCCCTCGCTGCCGACACCGGGGCAGTATGATGTGGAGATGGTTCTTCAGACGGATGGACCTGTTCAGGAGTTGCTTCCGGTCGCCCAGCAGATCATAGGGGCTGGTTTCCAGAGCGGGAAATTCCTCTACGTCGATACCGACCTGAAGATCGATCGGCCCGAGGCGAAAGTGATGATTGATCGCGAGCGCCTGGCTGACCTTGGGCTCGACCTTGCCGGTGTGGGGCAGGAACTGGGCACCTTGCTTGGCGGTGCCTATGTGAATCGCTTCAACTACTTCGACCGCAGCTACAAGGTGATCCCTCAGCTCGGTGACAGCGACCGTGCGGCGGTGGGTCCGTTGCTTGATCTCAAGATCAAGACTCCGGATGGCGGGCTGGTTCCGGTTTCGACTTTCACGAGTGTCGAGGCCACTACTTCGCCGCGAACCTTGAACCGCTTCCAGCAGCGGAATGCGGTGAAGATCTTCGGCGGTGTGAAGCCCGGGATCACCAAGGAGGCCGGTCTTAGTGTGCTTGAGGGCGCGGCGCGGAAGGCGATCGCTCCGGGTGTCACGCTGGATTACGGCGGCGAGTCCCGGCAGATCCGAAAGGAAGGGTCGGCGCTGGTGGTGACGCTCGGCTTTGCGGTGGTGCTGATCTATCTGGTGCTGGCGGCGCAATTCCACAGCTTCCGTGATCCGTTGATCATCCTGCTCGGTTCGGTGCCGCTCGCGATTTCCGGAGCGCTGGCGTTCACGTTCATGGGCTTCACGACGATCAACATCTACTCGCAGGTGGGTCTCATCACCCTGGTGGGTCTGATTGCGAAGAACGGGATCTTGATCGTGGAGTTCGCGAATGAGCTTCAGGCGAAGGGATTGGAGAAGGTCGCGGCGCTGAAGGAGGCTGCGCAGACCCGTTTGCGGCCGGTTCTGATGACGACGGCGGCGACGGTCTTCGGGCATGCTCCGCTGATCTTCGTGACCGGTGCGGGTGCGGAATCGCGGAACAGCATCGGGATCGTGCTGGTGACCGGGATGATCGTGGGGACCCTTTTCACGCTGTTCGTGGTGCCGGCTTTCTACTCGATTATTGCGGGGAAACATCAGGCTCACGAGGAGATTGATGAGGAAGAAGTTTCCGGAGAGCTGGCACCGAGCGCGGGCTAA
- a CDS encoding efflux RND transporter periplasmic adaptor subunit, whose protein sequence is MKASQWIGSLVLIAIVAGTGIGLAAWKKADQKKAADEAAMMPEPMEAVIVKPAREIEHRRTTTAVGTVLALRSVTLKNELAGTVARVDLTPGKVVDAGAELVAMDVSVEEAELKAQEAQAALADATLHRVESLASSSASSKKDLDQAKAEHDVILAQMERTKAMIARKVIHAPFRVRIGLSDLHPGQYLEEGTVLTTLQGVDEAAHVDFTVTQSVAEVLHEGDTVEVIGANKDTPVSATIIALDSRIDRATRNANIRAKVADAKLLPSPGASVQVNVPVGGPRKVVAIPVSAMRRGPEGDHVFVVVPGKDGKPRAAIRMVKGGAVLGDEVIVESGLTAGEPVAASGSFKLRDGVLVADAGQAPPQAH, encoded by the coding sequence ATGAAGGCATCGCAATGGATTGGATCGCTGGTGCTCATCGCCATCGTGGCGGGGACGGGCATCGGCTTGGCTGCTTGGAAAAAAGCGGACCAGAAGAAAGCGGCTGACGAGGCGGCAATGATGCCGGAGCCGATGGAGGCGGTGATTGTTAAGCCAGCTCGGGAGATTGAGCATCGCCGGACGACCACGGCTGTCGGCACCGTGCTCGCGCTGCGGTCGGTGACCTTGAAGAACGAGCTCGCCGGGACCGTGGCACGCGTCGACCTGACACCCGGCAAGGTGGTCGATGCGGGAGCCGAGCTGGTCGCGATGGATGTCTCGGTGGAGGAGGCCGAATTGAAAGCGCAGGAGGCTCAGGCGGCGCTGGCTGATGCCACGCTGCACCGTGTGGAATCGCTGGCTTCCAGCAGCGCGAGCTCGAAGAAGGATCTGGATCAAGCCAAGGCCGAGCACGATGTGATATTGGCCCAGATGGAGCGAACGAAGGCGATGATTGCTCGCAAGGTGATCCACGCGCCCTTCCGGGTCCGCATCGGCTTGTCGGATCTGCACCCAGGCCAATACCTGGAGGAGGGCACGGTGCTTACGACGCTACAGGGCGTGGACGAGGCCGCGCATGTCGATTTCACCGTCACTCAAAGCGTGGCTGAGGTTTTACACGAAGGCGACACGGTCGAGGTCATTGGTGCAAACAAGGATACGCCGGTGAGTGCCACCATCATCGCTCTCGATTCCCGAATCGATCGCGCCACCCGCAATGCGAACATCCGCGCGAAGGTTGCGGACGCCAAGCTGCTGCCGTCGCCTGGCGCTTCGGTGCAGGTGAACGTGCCCGTGGGTGGGCCGCGCAAGGTGGTCGCCATCCCCGTGAGTGCGATGCGCCGCGGGCCTGAAGGTGATCATGTTTTTGTGGTGGTTCCAGGCAAAGACGGCAAGCCGCGCGCCGCCATACGGATGGTGAAAGGCGGTGCGGTGCTGGGTGACGAAGTCATTGTCGAGAGCGGTCTAACCGCGGGCGAGCCCGTTGCCGCTTCCGGCTCCTTCAAGCTTCGCGATGGCGTGCTCGTCGCCGATGCCGGCCAAGCCCCGCCACAGGCTCACTAA
- a CDS encoding TetR/AcrR family transcriptional regulator, with protein MADHWETADFEGSFCGPEAPRTQRQARIDAVLSRLARLVRRRGGMICMTGKIESDRPDGLTPTVWTVWLRRGMGKLTSSSLRDQLLDAAETVAAREGVSRLTFDAVAAEAGVSKGGLLHYFTNKDQLIEGMVRRAADGWRLHFTSAYENASPGPGRMVRGLLQGCFTDAQSWTEELRRSYSSVFAALAQNPGLVAPMQEAYQELYGYLQADGLPDGVAETLATAIDGLWLYWVLRLRPVSQEDLDRMRGVLERALAQSIESSKKTGSETTTHQEP; from the coding sequence TTGGCGGATCATTGGGAAACGGCGGATTTTGAGGGCTCATTCTGCGGGCCAGAGGCTCCGCGCACCCAGCGGCAGGCAAGAATCGACGCGGTTCTGTCACGTCTGGCCCGCCTCGTTCGTCGAAGGGGTGGAATGATTTGCATGACAGGGAAAATCGAGTCCGACCGTCCAGACGGTTTGACTCCGACCGTCTGGACGGTTTGGTTGCGGCGCGGCATGGGAAAACTCACTTCATCGTCCCTCAGGGACCAACTGCTCGACGCGGCGGAAACGGTGGCGGCACGGGAGGGCGTTTCGCGGCTGACCTTTGATGCCGTGGCGGCCGAAGCCGGGGTCAGCAAGGGTGGCCTGCTGCACTATTTCACGAACAAGGACCAGCTGATCGAGGGGATGGTCCGGCGGGCGGCGGATGGATGGCGGCTTCATTTCACGTCGGCCTACGAGAATGCCTCGCCCGGGCCGGGGCGGATGGTGCGGGGGCTTTTACAAGGGTGTTTTACGGACGCCCAGTCGTGGACGGAGGAGCTTCGGCGCAGCTATTCTTCCGTGTTTGCCGCGTTGGCGCAGAATCCGGGTTTGGTGGCGCCGATGCAGGAGGCTTATCAGGAGCTTTACGGTTATTTGCAGGCGGATGGATTGCCGGATGGGGTCGCCGAGACCCTGGCGACGGCGATCGACGGACTATGGCTTTATTGGGTGCTGCGGTTGCGGCCGGTGAGCCAGGAGGACCTCGACCGGATGCGAGGGGTGCTGGAGCGGGCGCTCGCCCAGTCCATCGAATCTTCCAAGAAAACAGGATCTGAAACGACGACTCATCAGGAACCATGA
- a CDS encoding SRPBCC family protein: protein MPRIEIVTDIAAPIERVFDFARSIDVHQESQTRHGEKAVAGRTSGLIEAGETVTWEATHFGVRQRLASRIDAMTKPVHFRDSMISGAFAGFVHDHHFEEIPSGTRMTDVFDYTAPLGVLGRLADVLFLERYMRRLLEERNEVIRRLAEDA from the coding sequence GTGCCCCGGATTGAAATCGTTACTGACATCGCCGCACCGATCGAAAGGGTGTTCGATTTCGCGCGGAGCATCGATGTCCATCAGGAGAGCCAGACGAGGCACGGTGAGAAGGCGGTTGCGGGGCGGACTTCGGGGCTGATCGAGGCGGGGGAGACGGTGACGTGGGAGGCGACCCATTTCGGCGTGCGGCAGCGGCTCGCCAGTCGTATCGATGCGATGACGAAGCCGGTCCACTTCCGGGACTCGATGATTTCGGGGGCGTTCGCTGGATTTGTCCACGATCACCACTTTGAGGAGATTCCGAGTGGGACGCGGATGACGGATGTCTTCGACTACACTGCACCGCTTGGTGTGCTAGGGCGTTTGGCGGATGTGCTCTTTCTGGAGCGATACATGCGGCGGCTGTTGGAGGAACGGAACGAGGTGATACGCCGCTTGGCGGAAGATGCTTGA
- a CDS encoding AMP-binding protein: MLFSRWLQTLDQSSDRIALIDGAEHITFSDLHKRLTRLPKANGPVIAQGSAVDIALAALRGWRDGQPVLPLEKGAAIPELPASFPEGTAHLKLTPGIEGKPRAVFFSAEQIAADADRLAAAMHLHHEVPNLAAASLTHSYGFSSIILPLLLHGVPVHVVEVPFPKIMADAIAQHDGVVLPGVPSMWKAWHRSGILREAKIALAVSAGAPLSLELECSVFNDCGLKLHNFYGASECGGISYDTSETPRESAADLGTPLPGVSVKVCESGRFLIGSTSVALGYESKRESEILGNGSFLTQDFGRIEDGRMMLESSGAESINVAGRKIGPAKIEAALMASGLVMRARAFGVPSHDPERVEEVTAMVELKSGTLEQLRQRMTEVLAGWEMPRHWETAADDSLWTLSRADLKRRHS, from the coding sequence GTGCTATTCTCCCGCTGGCTGCAAACCCTCGACCAATCAAGCGACCGGATCGCTCTGATCGATGGAGCGGAGCACATTACCTTTTCAGATCTCCACAAGCGCTTAACCCGGTTGCCGAAAGCGAACGGACCTGTGATCGCGCAAGGATCCGCCGTCGATATCGCGCTCGCCGCTTTGCGTGGTTGGCGCGATGGACAGCCGGTCCTCCCGTTGGAAAAAGGAGCTGCCATCCCGGAGCTACCCGCGTCATTTCCCGAAGGCACGGCGCACTTGAAGCTAACCCCGGGCATCGAAGGAAAACCCCGCGCCGTATTCTTTTCCGCGGAACAGATCGCAGCCGACGCCGACCGCCTCGCCGCAGCGATGCACCTGCACCATGAGGTGCCGAACCTGGCCGCAGCATCGCTCACGCACTCCTACGGCTTCTCCAGCATCATCCTGCCCCTGCTGCTGCACGGCGTGCCAGTGCACGTCGTGGAAGTGCCCTTCCCGAAAATCATGGCTGATGCCATCGCGCAGCACGATGGCGTGGTGCTGCCGGGAGTCCCCTCGATGTGGAAGGCATGGCATCGCTCGGGGATCCTGCGCGAGGCCAAGATCGCGCTCGCCGTCTCAGCCGGCGCACCACTGTCGCTCGAACTGGAATGCTCGGTCTTCAACGACTGCGGCCTGAAGCTCCACAATTTCTACGGAGCCAGCGAATGTGGCGGGATCTCCTACGACACCAGCGAGACACCACGGGAAAGCGCCGCCGATCTCGGCACGCCCTTGCCCGGAGTCAGCGTGAAGGTTTGCGAGTCAGGGCGCTTCCTCATCGGGAGCACCTCGGTCGCACTCGGCTACGAGTCGAAACGCGAAAGCGAGATCCTCGGCAATGGCAGCTTTCTCACCCAGGACTTCGGACGCATTGAAGACGGACGCATGATGTTAGAAAGCAGCGGCGCGGAATCCATCAACGTCGCCGGCCGCAAGATCGGCCCGGCAAAAATCGAGGCCGCCCTCATGGCCAGCGGTCTGGTGATGAGAGCCCGCGCCTTCGGCGTCCCCAGCCACGATCCCGAGCGCGTCGAAGAAGTCACCGCCATGGTGGAACTGAAATCCGGCACGCTCGAGCAACTCCGCCAGCGCATGACCGAAGTCCTCGCCGGCTGGGAAATGCCTCGCCATTGGGAGACGGCCGCGGACGATTCCCTGTGGACGCTTTCCCGCGCCGACCTTAAAAGGCGGCACTCATGA
- a CDS encoding 3-hydroxyacyl-ACP dehydratase FabZ family protein yields the protein MQDPLAALPHGPEFRFVDAIETLDPGKSATASYLVRGDEGFLAGHFPGNPLMPGVILIEAIAQLGGVVAQSDPAIPPLENLLLTGVRGAKILGVAKPGETLTLKAEVEGRLGGMIQVSGEVSVGDRPLASAKIMLSGQESAS from the coding sequence ATGCAAGATCCTCTCGCTGCGCTGCCCCACGGGCCGGAATTCCGCTTCGTCGATGCGATCGAAACGCTCGATCCGGGGAAATCCGCGACTGCCAGCTACCTAGTGCGGGGTGACGAGGGCTTTCTCGCCGGGCACTTTCCGGGGAATCCGCTGATGCCCGGGGTGATCCTGATCGAGGCGATTGCGCAGCTCGGCGGGGTGGTGGCGCAGAGTGATCCGGCGATTCCGCCTTTGGAGAATCTGCTGCTGACCGGGGTGCGTGGGGCGAAGATTCTGGGAGTGGCCAAGCCGGGGGAAACGTTGACGCTGAAGGCCGAGGTCGAGGGGCGTCTTGGTGGGATGATCCAAGTGTCGGGTGAGGTCAGTGTGGGTGACCGGCCGCTTGCCTCGGCGAAGATCATGCTCAGCGGGCAGGAGAGCGCTTCCTGA
- a CDS encoding lysophospholipid acyltransferase family protein, whose product MPSLESQTLPRPDSAAAQARRWWRWPWEMAATLGGIAYWGIFGLLFTAISIPLIILLPCATAKKLGRSMLHRAFRVFVAYLRATDLVYADLSSLDALEEEKQPVIIAPNHTSLWDAVFVISKLPQPICIMKEAILKNPFLGGGARLAGYIPNGSSSRMVKDAAGALQKGGQLLLFPEGTRTRREARWINPLRGGCALIARKAGVAVRPVFIRSNTRFLEKGWPLWQKPEFPIRISIELGEPVLPGENETAHEFTKRLEGIYEQNLSRAHKLRRQVEAG is encoded by the coding sequence ATGCCCTCCTTGGAAAGCCAAACTCTCCCCCGGCCCGATTCCGCGGCCGCGCAAGCGCGCCGCTGGTGGCGCTGGCCATGGGAAATGGCGGCCACGCTCGGAGGCATCGCCTACTGGGGCATCTTCGGGCTGCTCTTCACCGCGATCTCGATTCCCCTGATCATCCTGCTCCCCTGCGCCACCGCGAAAAAGCTCGGCCGCAGCATGCTGCACCGGGCCTTCCGGGTTTTCGTGGCCTACCTGCGGGCCACCGATCTGGTCTACGCCGACTTGAGCTCGCTCGATGCCCTGGAGGAGGAAAAGCAGCCCGTCATCATCGCGCCGAACCACACCTCCCTGTGGGACGCCGTCTTTGTGATTTCCAAGCTCCCGCAGCCGATCTGCATCATGAAGGAGGCGATCCTGAAGAATCCCTTCCTCGGCGGCGGCGCCCGGCTGGCCGGCTACATCCCCAATGGATCCTCCTCCCGGATGGTGAAAGACGCTGCCGGGGCGCTCCAGAAGGGCGGGCAGCTCCTCCTTTTCCCCGAGGGCACCCGCACCCGCCGCGAAGCCCGCTGGATCAATCCCCTGCGCGGCGGCTGCGCCCTGATCGCCCGGAAAGCCGGCGTCGCCGTCCGCCCGGTTTTCATCCGCAGCAATACCCGCTTCCTCGAAAAAGGCTGGCCGCTCTGGCAAAAGCCGGAATTCCCCATCCGCATCAGCATTGAGCTCGGCGAACCGGTCCTGCCGGGGGAAAACGAGACCGCACACGAGTTCACCAAGCGGCTCGAGGGGATCTACGAGCAGAATCTTTCCCGCGCCCACAAGCTGCGGCGGCAGGTGGAAGCGGGCTGA